A single window of Nicotiana tomentosiformis chromosome 1, ASM39032v3, whole genome shotgun sequence DNA harbors:
- the LOC138908847 gene encoding uncharacterized protein produces MAQVEMTQRMKSLEQQLKSMQGLAGHNSIAFKDLCMFPDVRLPLGFKTPKFEKYDGHGDPIAHLKRYCNQLRGVGGNEELLMAYFGERLTGVASKWFMDQDTFRCYVWGDMARAFVKHFQYNIDVAPDYNSISNLKKKPTESFREYAIKW; encoded by the coding sequence ATGGCGCAAGTAGAAATGACCCAAAGAATGAAAAGCTTAGAACAACAGTTGAAAAGCATGCAAGGGTTGGCAGGTCATAATAGTATTGCCTTCAAggatctatgcatgttccctgATGTTCGTTTGCCACTAGGTTTCAAGACTCCcaaatttgaaaagtatgatgGACATGGAGACCCCATAGCCCAcctgaaaaggtattgcaatcaaCTAAGAGGTGTGGGAGGAAATGAGGAattgctgatggcttattttggggaaagacTTACGGGAGTAGCCTCCAAATGGTTTATGGATCAAGACACATTTCGCTGTTATGTCTGGGGTGATATGGCCCGGGCCTTTGTCAAACACTTCCAATACAACATCGACGTCGCCCCAGACTACAATTCCATTTCAAACCTGAAGAAGAAACCAACTGAAAGTTTCAGggaatatgccattaaatggTGA